One Streptomyces mobaraensis NBRC 13819 = DSM 40847 DNA segment encodes these proteins:
- a CDS encoding MerR family transcriptional regulator, whose translation MRIGELAERAGISTRALRHYESLGLLPARRAGNGYRDYDEADLRLLRQIRTLQDFGFGLEDTRPFVECLRAGHPAGDSCPASLEVYRRKLAELDECIERLAQVRAEVSAQLARAQRARAALEAEADLPGGPPPRCELTPCDAGRASHASHA comes from the coding sequence ATGCGGATCGGGGAACTGGCCGAACGGGCCGGCATCAGCACGCGCGCCCTGCGGCACTACGAGTCGCTCGGGCTCCTGCCCGCCCGTCGCGCGGGCAACGGGTACCGCGACTACGACGAGGCCGACCTGCGGCTGCTGCGCCAGATCCGTACGCTCCAGGACTTCGGCTTCGGCCTGGAGGACACCCGTCCGTTCGTCGAGTGCCTGCGCGCCGGCCACCCCGCCGGGGACTCGTGTCCGGCGTCCCTGGAGGTCTACCGGCGCAAACTCGCCGAGTTGGACGAGTGCATCGAGCGGCTGGCGCAGGTCCGCGCCGAGGTGAGCGCGCAACTGGCCCGCGCCCAGCGGGCACGCGCCGCGCTGGAAGCGGAGGCCGACCTCCCGGGCGGCCCGCCGCCGCGCTGCGAACTGACGCCGTGCGACGCGGGGCGCGCAAGCCACGCGAGCCACGCCTGA